Genomic DNA from Paracoccus aminophilus JCM 7686:
TCGTGAACAACCAGATCGGTTTCACCACCGCACCGAGCTTCTCGCGCACCTCGCCCTATCCGACGGATATCGCGCTGATGGTCGAAGCGCCGATCTTCCACGTCAATGGCGATGATCCGGAAGCCGTGGTCCATGCGGCCCGCGTCGCGACCGAGTTCCGCCAACTCTTCCACAAAGACGTGGTTCTGGACATCTTCTGCTACCGCCGCTTCGGTCACAACGAAGGCGACGAGCCGATGTTCACCAACCCGGCGATGTATAAAAACATCAAGGGCCACAAGACCACGCTTCAGCTTTACACCGAGCGTCTGGTTCAGGACGGCCTGATCCCGGAAGGCGAGATCGAGGATATGAAGGCGGCCTTCCAGGCCAAGCTCAACGAGGAATTCGAGGCCGGCAAGACCTATAAGCCGAACAAGGCCGACTGGCTGGACGGCAAATGGTCGGGCCTCTCGATCGAGCCCGAGGAATATGCGCGCGGCCAGACCGCGATCTCGCCCGAGATGATGGAAGAGGTCGGCAAGGCGCTGGTCTCGCAGCCGGGCGATATCGACCTGCACAAGACCGTTGGCCGTCTGCTCGAAGCCAAGGCCAAGATGTTTGAAACCGGTCAAGGCTTTGACTGGGCGACGGGCGAGGCTCTGGCCTTTGGCTCGCTGGTGGCAGAGGGCCATCCGGTCCGCCTCGCCGGTCAGGATTCGACCCGCGGCACCTTCTCGCAGCGCCATTCCGCGCTGATCGACCAGACCACGGAAGAGCGTTACTATCCGCTCAACAACATCCGCAAGGGTCAGGCCCGTTACGAGGTCATCGACTCGATGCTGTCGGAATATGCGGTTCTGGGCTTTGAATATGGCTATTCGCTGTCCGAGCCGAATACGCTGACGCTCTGGGAAGCCCAGTTCGGCGACTTCGCCAATGGCGCGCAGATCATGTTCGACCAGTTCATCTCCTCGGGCGAGAAGAAATGGCTGCGCATGTCGGGGCTCGTCTGCCTGCTACCGCATGGCTATGAAGGTCAGGGCCCCGAGCACAGCTCGGCTCGTCTCGAGCGCTACCTGCAAGGCTGCGCCGAGGACAACTGGATCGTCGCGAACTGCTCGACCCCGGCCAACTATTTCCACATTCTGCGCCGTCAGCTGAAGCGGAACTTCCGCAAGCCGCTGATCCTGATGACGCCGAAATCGTTGCTGCGCCACCCGCTTGCGGTGTCGTCGGTCGATGAATTCACCACCGGGTCGAGCTTCCACCGCGTGCTGCAAGACGATGCCGAACGCGGCAAGACCGATTTCAAACTGGTCTCGGACGACAAGATCCGCCGCGTCGTGATCTGCTCGGGCAAGGTCTATTATGACCTGCTGCAAGCGCGCAATGCCGCCGGGGCCGAGGATGTCTATATCCTGCGTCTCGAGCAGTTCTATCCCTTTCCGGCCCAATCGATGGTGCGCGAGCTGGAACGCTTCAAGGGTGCCGAGATCGTCTGGTGTCAGGAAGAGCCCAAGAACCAGGGCGGCTGGACCTTCGTCGAGCCGAATATCGAATGGGTTCTGGGTCGCATCGGCGCGACGCACAGCCGGCCGCGCTATGTCGGTCGCGCCGCAGCCGCTTCGCCCGCGACCGGGCTTGGGTCGCGCCACAAGGCCGAGCAAGAGGCGCTGGTGGGTGAAGCCATCACCCTCGGGTCCTGAGCCATGGCGATCGAGCTGCGCGTCCCTTCTCTCGGGGAATCCGTCGCCGAAGCGACCGTGTCGACCTGGTTCAAGAAACCGGGCGACAGGG
This window encodes:
- a CDS encoding 2-oxoglutarate dehydrogenase E1 component; the protein is MNDQSFSGNAAFHDSSFLQGHNAAYVEQLYGQWAKDAASVDAAWDAFFRSLGDDLGAVEREAKGASWSRPDWPPQPSDETTAALTGEWPMSSKSEADAALKKIAGKAADKGVTLTDEQMRRAVLDSVRALMLIRSFRIRGHLFADLDPLGQREVPQTGELDPATYGFGPNDLDRPIFIDNVLGLQIATMRQIVELMKRTYCGTFALQYMHISDPEQAAWLKERIEGYGKEIAFTREGRRAILNKLVEAEGYEKFLHVKYMGTKRFGLDGGEALIPAMEQIVKRGGALGVKDVVVGMPHRGRLSVLANVMGKPYRAIFNEFQGGSFKPEDVDGSGDVKYHLGASSDRTFDGNLVHLSLTANPSHLEAVNPVVLGKVRAKQDQLNDTEYRTAVLPILLHGDAAFAGQGVVAECLQLSGIKGHRTGGTIHIIVNNQIGFTTAPSFSRTSPYPTDIALMVEAPIFHVNGDDPEAVVHAARVATEFRQLFHKDVVLDIFCYRRFGHNEGDEPMFTNPAMYKNIKGHKTTLQLYTERLVQDGLIPEGEIEDMKAAFQAKLNEEFEAGKTYKPNKADWLDGKWSGLSIEPEEYARGQTAISPEMMEEVGKALVSQPGDIDLHKTVGRLLEAKAKMFETGQGFDWATGEALAFGSLVAEGHPVRLAGQDSTRGTFSQRHSALIDQTTEERYYPLNNIRKGQARYEVIDSMLSEYAVLGFEYGYSLSEPNTLTLWEAQFGDFANGAQIMFDQFISSGEKKWLRMSGLVCLLPHGYEGQGPEHSSARLERYLQGCAEDNWIVANCSTPANYFHILRRQLKRNFRKPLILMTPKSLLRHPLAVSSVDEFTTGSSFHRVLQDDAERGKTDFKLVSDDKIRRVVICSGKVYYDLLQARNAAGAEDVYILRLEQFYPFPAQSMVRELERFKGAEIVWCQEEPKNQGGWTFVEPNIEWVLGRIGATHSRPRYVGRAAAASPATGLGSRHKAEQEALVGEAITLGS